In Streptomyces violaceusniger Tu 4113, one DNA window encodes the following:
- a CDS encoding ABC transporter substrate-binding protein — protein sequence MRRMVMAGAALALVAVPACSGGAGTTASATGDDTLTLSIGNAHTGWDLASAALGDNIQYYEPVFDSLVRLDSKARPRPNLATSWSYDSARTVLTMKLRKDVRFTDGTALDATAVRKSLLHNKEGTNEAAGKLRAIDSVAAVDPRTVAIHLSAPDPQLVVNLGDPSGMIAGPKDLAAKGGPVGSGPYVLDKGATTNGSTYAFTRNRHYWNRKAYPFDKIVIKNISDPTARLNALLGGQVDWARITPQTAQHAKSRGLEVRGHADSVEGLYIWDRTGRIVPALGKVKVRQALNYAFDRESIVKKLNLGYATATSQMATAGSAWYDTSLESNYAYDPAKARRLLAEAGYPHGFTVTMPDVSSVAPGQQVVMTQALEDIGIKVKVDKIPFTRLFTALQSGEYAMSWFKLQSGQPWDLIQSELAKGAAWNPAKDFDPKLNSMIDKAQRAQGAAQTAAFREINAYLQDHAFNAPWDVLDAVQGNSKKIKVTPRDFVSAVPIYDMAPAG from the coding sequence ATGCGAAGAATGGTCATGGCAGGGGCGGCCCTCGCCCTCGTGGCCGTGCCGGCGTGCAGCGGTGGCGCCGGCACCACGGCGTCCGCCACCGGAGACGACACGCTGACGCTGTCCATCGGCAACGCCCACACCGGCTGGGACCTGGCGTCCGCGGCCCTGGGCGACAACATCCAGTACTACGAGCCCGTCTTCGACTCGCTGGTCCGGCTGGACTCCAAGGCCCGTCCCCGGCCGAACCTGGCGACCTCCTGGTCCTACGACAGCGCCCGCACCGTGCTGACCATGAAGCTCAGGAAGGACGTGCGGTTCACCGACGGTACGGCGCTGGACGCGACCGCGGTGCGGAAGAGCCTGCTCCACAACAAGGAAGGCACCAACGAGGCCGCCGGCAAGCTGCGCGCCATCGACTCGGTGGCGGCCGTGGACCCCCGGACCGTGGCCATTCACCTGTCGGCGCCCGACCCCCAGCTCGTGGTGAACCTCGGCGACCCCTCGGGCATGATCGCCGGCCCGAAGGACCTGGCGGCGAAGGGCGGTCCGGTCGGCTCGGGCCCCTACGTCCTGGACAAGGGCGCCACGACGAACGGCAGCACGTATGCCTTCACCCGCAACCGGCACTACTGGAACAGGAAGGCATACCCCTTCGACAAGATCGTCATCAAGAACATCAGCGACCCCACCGCACGCCTCAACGCCCTGCTCGGCGGGCAGGTCGACTGGGCCCGGATCACCCCGCAGACCGCCCAGCACGCCAAGAGCCGGGGCCTTGAGGTGCGGGGACACGCCGACAGCGTCGAGGGACTGTACATCTGGGACCGCACCGGGAGGATCGTGCCGGCCCTGGGCAAGGTGAAGGTGCGCCAGGCACTGAACTACGCCTTCGACCGGGAGTCGATCGTCAAGAAGCTCAACCTCGGCTACGCCACGGCCACCTCGCAGATGGCGACCGCCGGCAGCGCCTGGTACGACACATCTCTCGAGAGCAACTACGCCTACGACCCGGCCAAGGCCAGAAGGCTGCTCGCCGAGGCGGGCTATCCCCACGGTTTCACCGTCACCATGCCCGATGTCTCCTCCGTCGCGCCGGGCCAGCAGGTGGTCATGACGCAGGCCCTGGAGGACATCGGCATCAAGGTCAAGGTGGACAAGATCCCGTTCACCCGGCTGTTCACGGCCCTCCAGTCCGGCGAGTACGCGATGTCGTGGTTCAAGCTGCAGTCCGGCCAGCCCTGGGACCTCATCCAGTCCGAGCTGGCCAAGGGCGCCGCCTGGAACCCCGCCAAGGACTTCGACCCCAAGCTCAACTCCATGATCGACAAGGCGCAGAGGGCCCAGGGCGCGGCGCAGACCGCCGCGTTCCGCGAGATCAACGCCTATCTGCAGGACCACGCCTTCAACGCGCCCTGGGATGTGCTGGACGCCGTCCAGGGCAACTCCAAGAAGATCAAGGTGACGCCCCGGGACTTTGTCTCGGCGGTACCGATCTACGACATGGCTCCCGCCGGCTGA
- a CDS encoding sugar phosphate isomerase/epimerase family protein produces MTIRHDRIAINPLQWIATDDGWIDPALAPALPERLKVIREAGIAAVHADVPAEMSATEYGRLLGEHGLAPAPGYISGPLPEDESGLRELLDKTDRVSTQMADLGLTTVFVATGMNRQAPRVHRPAVGAEATPERLERVREVFARMGETTKANGVTAAFHPHIGTWAETEEETRFILDGVDADVLSFGPDIGHLGWAGADVIGLIRDYADRVTALHIKDFHADIAERGRAEAWTYQQTVLAGLWAEPGHASVDIPATLAALPADFDGWLVIEVDRGAQATPEESVRLCGEWAKRQH; encoded by the coding sequence ATGACCATCCGCCACGACAGGATCGCGATCAACCCCCTGCAGTGGATCGCCACCGACGACGGCTGGATCGACCCCGCCCTGGCACCGGCCCTGCCCGAGCGCCTCAAGGTCATCCGCGAGGCCGGTATCGCCGCCGTCCACGCGGACGTGCCCGCCGAGATGTCCGCCACCGAATACGGCCGGCTGCTCGGCGAACACGGCCTGGCGCCCGCCCCGGGCTATATCTCCGGCCCCCTCCCCGAGGACGAGAGCGGCCTGCGCGAACTGCTCGACAAGACCGACCGCGTCAGCACCCAGATGGCCGATCTGGGCCTGACCACGGTCTTCGTGGCCACCGGGATGAACAGGCAGGCCCCCCGGGTGCACCGCCCGGCCGTGGGCGCCGAGGCGACTCCCGAACGGCTGGAGCGGGTGCGCGAGGTGTTCGCCCGGATGGGCGAGACCACCAAGGCCAACGGCGTCACCGCCGCGTTCCACCCGCACATCGGCACCTGGGCGGAGACCGAGGAGGAGACCCGCTTCATCCTCGACGGCGTGGACGCGGACGTCCTCTCCTTCGGCCCGGACATCGGCCACCTCGGCTGGGCCGGTGCCGATGTCATCGGCCTCATCCGCGACTACGCCGACCGGGTCACCGCCCTGCACATCAAGGACTTCCACGCCGACATCGCCGAACGAGGCCGCGCCGAGGCATGGACCTACCAGCAGACCGTGCTGGCCGGTCTGTGGGCCGAGCCCGGCCACGCCTCGGTCGACATCCCCGCCACCCTGGCCGCGCTGCCCGCCGACTTCGACGGCTGGCTGGTGATCGAGGTCGACCGCGGCGCCCAGGCCACCCCCGAGGAGAGCGTCCGGCTCTGCGGCGAGTGGGCCAAGCGGCAGCACTGA
- a CDS encoding Gfo/Idh/MocA family protein, giving the protein MAKQTHRIGILGSGNIFGRYVTGLARYPELEIVRVGDIDVARAKQAAAEHAIPAWGDDSELYADDSVDIVINLTPPVHHARTVITALEAGKHVYVEKPLATTVTDGEAVLAAAARTGRVLGSAPDTFLGSAAQTARKAIDSGSIGTPIGATAFIGHSKAETWHPNPAFLFQPGGGPVMDMGPYYVAILVNCLGPVSTISAAGRIGVPQRTVTAPGRTVETIDVTIPTHTGAVVTFASGVIATTQMSFDVWDSDLPYIEIYGSEGTLSLANPNHFDGDVRVRRHGDGEWTVLEPALELFGAVGTREQARRGLGVRDLANAVEGGPHRANAAFAFHVLETLCSLEGSAQQSRSVTLTSSCERPQALFTA; this is encoded by the coding sequence ATGGCCAAACAGACCCATCGCATCGGCATCCTGGGCAGCGGCAACATCTTCGGCCGGTATGTCACCGGCCTCGCCCGCTACCCGGAGCTGGAGATCGTGCGGGTGGGCGACATCGATGTGGCACGAGCGAAGCAGGCAGCCGCCGAGCATGCCATCCCGGCCTGGGGTGACGACTCGGAGCTGTACGCCGACGACTCGGTGGACATCGTCATCAACCTGACGCCGCCGGTCCACCACGCCCGCACCGTCATCACGGCCCTGGAAGCGGGGAAACACGTCTACGTCGAGAAGCCGTTGGCCACCACGGTCACCGACGGCGAAGCCGTCCTCGCGGCGGCCGCCCGCACCGGGCGCGTCCTCGGATCGGCGCCGGACACCTTCCTCGGCAGCGCCGCTCAGACCGCGCGCAAGGCGATCGACTCGGGCTCGATCGGCACGCCCATCGGCGCCACCGCCTTCATCGGGCACAGCAAGGCCGAGACCTGGCACCCCAACCCGGCCTTCCTGTTCCAGCCGGGAGGCGGCCCCGTGATGGACATGGGTCCGTACTACGTGGCCATCCTCGTCAACTGCCTCGGCCCCGTCTCCACCATCTCCGCGGCCGGCCGCATAGGCGTGCCCCAGCGCACGGTCACCGCACCCGGACGGACCGTCGAGACCATCGACGTCACCATCCCCACCCACACCGGCGCCGTGGTCACCTTCGCCTCCGGTGTCATCGCCACGACCCAGATGAGTTTCGACGTCTGGGACAGCGACCTGCCGTACATCGAGATCTACGGCAGCGAGGGCACCCTGTCGCTGGCCAACCCGAACCACTTCGACGGTGATGTGCGGGTCCGGCGGCACGGTGACGGCGAATGGACCGTCCTGGAACCGGCCCTGGAACTCTTCGGCGCCGTCGGAACCCGCGAGCAGGCCCGCCGCGGGCTCGGCGTCCGCGACCTCGCCAACGCCGTCGAGGGCGGGCCGCACCGCGCCAACGCCGCCTTCGCCTTCCATGTCCTGGAGACTCTCTGCTCGTTGGAGGGCTCCGCCCAGCAGAGCCGGTCCGTGACGCTGACCAGTTCATGTGAGCGCCCCCAGGCCCTCTTCACCGCCTGA
- a CDS encoding ROK family protein has translation MREDDGRSADRALLPAVPVGLRRVLDLVVAGEATNRAEIARRSGLARSTVGQQVDQLLGRDILQELESGESVRGRPPRLLTLSPRAGTIAVADVDNLETRIAIADLGGRILARDTVLVRIDAGPETVLELVCDRLFALLERSGCDPDRVRQVVMGLPAPVDPWRGSPLRPNGMPGWDGFPVAERLRTRFRAPAQVDNDANLMALGEAVHARAETPVLCLKIATGIGAGLATAEGRIYRGADGAAGDVGHIRSLGGGTALCTCGNVGCVRAIASHRAVLLNLGIPESTEEDPLHGVHELAERVANNDPPAVRALRQAATEIGELAAMLVYMFNPRTLVLGGPLSELRDDLLSGVRAVVYQRALPLATRKLTITTTQLGAASALHGAVALATGDVFSERGIARLLVD, from the coding sequence ATGCGTGAAGATGACGGTCGTTCCGCCGACCGGGCACTGCTGCCCGCGGTCCCCGTCGGACTGCGCAGAGTGCTGGACCTCGTGGTGGCCGGTGAGGCGACGAACCGTGCCGAGATCGCGCGGCGCAGTGGTCTGGCCCGCTCCACCGTCGGCCAGCAGGTGGACCAACTCCTCGGCCGCGACATCCTGCAGGAGCTGGAGTCCGGCGAATCGGTGCGCGGGCGGCCCCCGCGGCTGCTGACGCTGAGCCCGCGGGCGGGAACCATCGCCGTCGCCGACGTCGACAACCTGGAGACGCGGATCGCGATCGCCGATCTCGGCGGTCGTATCCTCGCGCGGGACACGGTGCTCGTGCGGATCGACGCGGGGCCGGAAACGGTCCTGGAGCTGGTGTGCGACCGGCTGTTCGCGCTGCTGGAGCGGTCCGGTTGCGATCCGGACCGGGTCCGCCAGGTGGTGATGGGGCTGCCGGCCCCGGTGGACCCGTGGCGCGGCTCCCCGCTCAGGCCCAACGGCATGCCCGGCTGGGACGGCTTCCCGGTCGCCGAACGGCTGCGGACCCGGTTCCGCGCCCCCGCCCAGGTCGACAACGACGCGAACCTCATGGCCCTCGGTGAGGCCGTGCACGCCCGGGCCGAAACCCCGGTGCTCTGCCTCAAGATCGCTACCGGGATCGGGGCGGGCCTCGCCACCGCGGAGGGCAGGATCTACCGCGGCGCGGACGGCGCGGCCGGCGATGTCGGCCACATCCGGTCCCTCGGCGGTGGCACCGCCCTGTGCACCTGCGGCAATGTCGGCTGTGTGCGGGCCATCGCCTCGCACCGCGCCGTACTGCTGAACCTGGGCATCCCCGAGTCCACCGAGGAGGACCCGCTGCACGGGGTCCACGAGCTCGCGGAGCGCGTCGCCAACAACGACCCGCCCGCCGTCCGGGCCCTGCGGCAGGCGGCCACCGAGATCGGCGAACTCGCCGCCATGCTCGTCTACATGTTCAACCCCCGCACCCTCGTCCTCGGCGGGCCGCTCAGCGAACTGCGCGACGACCTGCTCTCCGGGGTGCGGGCCGTGGTGTACCAGCGCGCCCTGCCGCTGGCCACGCGGAAGCTGACCATCACCACCACGCAGCTCGGCGCCGCCTCGGCGCTGCACGGTGCGGTGGCCCTCGCCACCGGGGACGTGTTCAGCGAACGTGGGATAGCCCGGCTGCTCGTCGACTGA
- a CDS encoding IclR family transcriptional regulator encodes MTTAAVPRGNGEEAGPDGRSPRSVLGKVGLILSAFGDGDLALSLTELTARTGVAKATVHRLCQDLVACEMLERDGSDYRLGLLLYAIGLRAPRQRTLRHAARPALENLAQALDSPVSLSVPNGSELLCIDNAGRHRNRAGASIGGRLLQLHSTAPGKLTLALLPEQYPLARLAPHMRRMTARTLTADRLPGELVRIQGQGYATDCEEHRLGYSAVAVPVRGPRDGAYLGALSVVAPTARQNVPRTLAALRTASEAVTTRLSVIEAYRTEP; translated from the coding sequence GTGACGACTGCAGCGGTACCTCGTGGCAACGGCGAGGAAGCCGGGCCGGACGGGCGGTCTCCCAGGTCCGTCCTCGGCAAGGTCGGGCTGATCCTGTCCGCCTTCGGCGACGGCGATCTCGCCCTCAGCCTCACGGAGCTGACGGCGCGCACCGGGGTCGCCAAGGCCACGGTGCACCGGCTCTGCCAGGATCTCGTCGCCTGCGAGATGCTGGAGCGGGACGGCTCGGACTACCGGCTCGGCCTGCTGCTGTACGCGATCGGGCTGCGCGCGCCCCGGCAGCGCACCCTGCGGCACGCCGCACGGCCGGCCCTGGAAAACCTCGCGCAGGCCCTCGACAGTCCGGTGAGCCTGTCCGTGCCGAACGGCAGCGAGCTGCTGTGCATCGACAACGCGGGCCGCCACCGCAACCGGGCCGGTGCCTCGATCGGCGGACGGCTGCTCCAACTGCACAGCACGGCCCCGGGGAAGCTCACCCTGGCCCTGCTGCCCGAGCAGTACCCGCTGGCGCGGCTGGCCCCCCATATGCGCCGGATGACCGCCCGCACCCTCACCGCCGACCGGCTCCCGGGCGAACTCGTCCGCATCCAGGGGCAGGGCTACGCCACCGACTGCGAGGAACACCGGCTCGGCTATTCCGCCGTGGCCGTGCCCGTGCGCGGACCGCGGGACGGCGCCTACCTGGGCGCGCTGTCGGTCGTCGCCCCCACGGCACGCCAGAACGTGCCCCGTACGCTCGCGGCGCTGCGGACCGCGTCGGAGGCCGTCACCACCCGTCTCTCGGTGATCGAGGCATACCGCACCGAGCCGTAG
- a CDS encoding indolepyruvate ferredoxin oxidoreductase subunit alpha, whose translation MAYVIGASCVDIMDRSCMEECPVDCIYEGERKLYINPVECIDCGACEVACPEQAITVDRKADPEHRADNRRFFEEVLPGRDAPLGTPGGAGAVGPLGADTALVGGR comes from the coding sequence ATGGCCTACGTCATCGGCGCGTCCTGCGTTGACATCATGGATCGGTCCTGCATGGAGGAGTGCCCGGTCGACTGCATCTACGAGGGCGAGCGCAAGCTCTACATCAACCCGGTGGAGTGCATCGACTGCGGCGCCTGCGAGGTCGCCTGCCCGGAGCAGGCGATCACCGTGGACCGGAAGGCGGATCCCGAGCACCGCGCCGACAACCGTCGGTTCTTCGAGGAGGTCCTGCCCGGCCGGGACGCCCCACTGGGCACCCCCGGTGGCGCCGGCGCGGTCGGCCCGCTGGGTGCCGACACCGCTCTGGTGGGAGGCCGGTGA
- a CDS encoding NAD(P)/FAD-dependent oxidoreductase translates to MSVLNVEPVAAEDAAVVETDILIIGAGPSGLYGAYCAGFRGLRVAVMDVLPQRGGQISAMYPEKPIFDIAGFTSVRGRDLVDNLVAQAETHGTRYLLGHRATELSYDDGLPVVRSDRGTAVRAGAVVITGGVGTFTPRPLPAGEDFLGRGQVYFVPDPTAHAGHDVVVVGGGDSAFDWAALLAPMARSVRLVHRTARFRAHRASVEKVRALGIEILTDSEVSGVYGGALLEEVEIRHRVTKDTTRLPAQTVVAALGFIADLGPLRDWGLTLQARRIAVDTHMATNLPRVFAAGDITDYPGKVRLISVGFGEAATAVNNAATVIDPEAALFPGHSTEKEN, encoded by the coding sequence ATGAGCGTTCTCAACGTTGAGCCGGTCGCCGCGGAGGACGCGGCGGTGGTCGAGACGGACATCCTGATCATCGGCGCCGGTCCGTCGGGCCTGTACGGCGCCTACTGCGCGGGCTTCCGCGGGCTGCGTGTCGCCGTGATGGATGTGCTGCCCCAGCGGGGCGGCCAGATCAGCGCGATGTACCCGGAGAAACCGATCTTCGACATCGCCGGATTCACCTCGGTCCGCGGTCGCGACCTGGTCGACAACCTGGTCGCCCAGGCGGAGACACACGGCACCCGCTATCTTCTCGGCCACCGCGCGACGGAGCTGTCCTACGACGACGGCCTGCCCGTGGTCCGCAGCGACCGGGGGACGGCCGTACGGGCCGGGGCGGTGGTGATCACCGGTGGCGTGGGGACCTTCACTCCCCGCCCGCTGCCGGCCGGGGAGGACTTCCTCGGCCGCGGCCAGGTGTACTTCGTGCCCGACCCCACCGCCCACGCCGGCCATGACGTGGTGGTCGTCGGCGGTGGCGACAGCGCCTTCGACTGGGCGGCCCTGCTGGCCCCCATGGCGCGCTCGGTCCGGCTGGTGCACCGCACCGCGCGGTTCCGCGCCCACCGCGCGTCGGTGGAGAAGGTCCGCGCACTCGGCATCGAGATCCTCACAGACTCCGAGGTCAGCGGCGTGTACGGCGGTGCGCTGCTGGAGGAGGTCGAGATCCGCCACCGCGTGACGAAGGACACCACGCGCCTCCCCGCGCAGACCGTGGTGGCGGCCCTCGGCTTCATCGCCGACCTCGGCCCGCTGCGGGACTGGGGCCTCACCCTTCAGGCACGCCGGATCGCCGTGGACACCCACATGGCCACCAACCTCCCCCGCGTCTTCGCGGCCGGCGACATCACCGACTACCCGGGCAAGGTGCGCCTGATCTCCGTCGGCTTCGGCGAGGCCGCCACGGCCGTCAACAACGCCGCCACGGTCATCGACCCGGAGGCGGCGCTGTTCCCCGGGCATTCCACCGAGAAGGAGAACTGA
- a CDS encoding MaoC/PaaZ C-terminal domain-containing protein, with amino-acid sequence MTAPAAGTECPPRRYAHTSVQLFRFSAVSWNAHRIHYDAAFAASEGFPDTVVQSTLHGETLSRHALEWAGPGARLESVAWRNVATAVAGERLTWAATVSSVEGARVRLDARILKADGSECVTGTVEVTLAG; translated from the coding sequence ATGACGGCGCCCGCTGCCGGGACCGAGTGTCCGCCGCGCCGGTACGCCCACACCAGTGTGCAGCTCTTCCGCTTCAGCGCCGTGTCGTGGAACGCGCACCGGATCCATTACGACGCCGCGTTCGCGGCGTCGGAGGGGTTTCCCGACACGGTCGTGCAGTCCACGCTGCACGGCGAGACGCTCAGCCGGCACGCCCTGGAGTGGGCCGGGCCGGGCGCCCGGCTGGAGTCGGTGGCGTGGCGCAATGTGGCCACGGCGGTGGCCGGTGAGCGGCTGACCTGGGCCGCGACAGTGTCCTCGGTCGAGGGCGCGCGGGTCCGGCTGGACGCGCGCATCCTCAAGGCCGACGGCTCCGAGTGCGTCACGGGGACGGTGGAGGTGACGCTCGCCGGGTGA
- a CDS encoding MaoC family dehydratase N-terminal domain-containing protein: MTAPVVSSPALEEVLARARELIDQWRDEDCGTPTVKDFCRYAAALNDGEYLRRARALEADGRPVEAPDLFLAATMSWEDGPPEDELRPDGLAQRESPCTEGLAVRQVHGGQSVRLVRPPVAGTRITAARAVVSARHKHGRSGEFVLLGVRTRFLAPDGSELTSVDETIVVLDATGGDR, from the coding sequence GTGACGGCGCCCGTCGTGTCCTCCCCCGCGCTGGAAGAGGTGCTGGCGCGGGCGCGGGAGCTGATCGACCAGTGGCGGGACGAGGACTGCGGCACCCCAACGGTCAAGGACTTCTGCCGTTACGCCGCCGCCCTCAACGACGGCGAGTACCTCCGCCGGGCCCGCGCCCTGGAAGCGGACGGCCGGCCCGTCGAGGCGCCCGACCTGTTCCTCGCGGCCACCATGAGCTGGGAGGACGGCCCGCCGGAGGACGAACTGCGGCCGGATGGCCTCGCCCAGCGTGAGTCACCGTGCACCGAGGGTCTCGCGGTGCGCCAGGTGCACGGCGGCCAGTCGGTGCGCCTGGTCCGGCCCCCGGTGGCCGGAACACGGATCACGGCGGCCCGTGCGGTCGTCTCCGCGCGGCACAAACACGGACGGTCCGGTGAGTTCGTCCTCCTGGGCGTCCGGACCCGGTTCCTGGCCCCCGACGGGAGCGAGCTGACGTCCGTGGACGAGACGATCGTGGTGCTCGACGCCACCGGAGGTGACCGATGA
- a CDS encoding IclR family transcriptional regulator — translation MTVVPIDQAVRTCPDPMNSVLGKVRSILEAFTADDDSLSLADLVRRSGVAKATVHRLSQELVAWGLLERAGCNYRLGLRLFEIGQRVRRQRILREVAQPYMEDLLLATRETIHFAIHDGLDVVYLEKILPHRGLSEESRVAGRLPLYCTATGKAILAHSPGSLFGEVVRSGLKPFTRHTITSPGRLRTQLDRVHEQGIATEAEEVRLGYMSMAVPVFGRQNTLAGALSITAPTYRVDAIAHASALRTAGLGISRSLRSAL, via the coding sequence ATGACCGTAGTCCCCATCGACCAAGCCGTCAGAACCTGTCCCGACCCGATGAACTCCGTCCTCGGCAAGGTCCGGTCCATCCTGGAGGCGTTCACCGCCGACGACGACTCGCTCTCGCTCGCCGATCTGGTGCGCCGTTCGGGAGTGGCGAAGGCGACCGTCCACCGGCTGTCCCAGGAGCTGGTCGCATGGGGGCTGCTGGAGCGGGCGGGCTGCAACTACCGGCTCGGACTGCGCCTGTTCGAGATCGGGCAGCGGGTGCGCCGGCAGCGCATCCTGCGGGAGGTGGCCCAGCCGTATATGGAGGATCTGCTGCTGGCCACGCGGGAGACCATCCACTTCGCCATCCACGACGGGCTGGACGTGGTGTACCTGGAGAAGATCCTCCCCCACCGGGGGCTGAGCGAGGAGTCGCGGGTGGCGGGGCGGCTTCCGCTGTACTGCACGGCGACCGGCAAGGCGATCCTCGCCCACTCCCCCGGCAGCCTGTTCGGCGAGGTGGTCAGGAGCGGCCTCAAGCCGTTCACCCGCCACACCATCACCTCGCCGGGCCGGCTGCGCACCCAACTGGACCGGGTCCACGAGCAGGGCATCGCCACAGAGGCGGAGGAGGTCCGGCTCGGCTATATGAGCATGGCGGTCCCGGTCTTCGGCCGGCAGAACACCCTCGCCGGGGCCCTTTCGATCACGGCGCCGACCTACCGGGTGGACGCGATCGCCCATGCCAGCGCGCTGCGTACGGCGGGCCTTGGCATCAGCCGCTCGCTGAGGTCGGCGCTGTGA
- a CDS encoding alpha/beta fold hydrolase yields MSIWNELSGIDYRHAYVETGDFRTRALQAGPEDGEHVVFLHGTTGHLEAFVRNIPAHAERYRCHSIDMLGHGYTGKPDRPAEIPLYVEHLMAYLDAVGAERAHLVGESLGGWVGSWAASEHPDRVASLQLLCMGGTKINPAIMERLKTSTSDAALKDDIAFTRERLRLLWAHWDEDLGEELTQIRYDIYHHPDFQRNLHNLLALQEPEARERNLLRPDRMGRIKAPTLVVWGNKNPLGDVPEAEAIAAAIPGARLEVFNECGHWPQHEKADLYNPLSLEFLAASSAT; encoded by the coding sequence ATGAGCATCTGGAACGAGCTGTCGGGCATCGACTACCGGCACGCCTACGTCGAAACCGGCGACTTCAGGACTCGCGCCCTGCAGGCCGGCCCCGAGGACGGCGAGCATGTGGTGTTCCTGCACGGGACGACCGGCCACCTGGAGGCGTTCGTAAGGAACATCCCGGCGCACGCCGAGCGCTACCGCTGCCACTCCATCGACATGCTGGGCCACGGCTACACGGGCAAGCCCGACCGCCCGGCCGAGATCCCCCTGTACGTCGAGCACCTGATGGCCTACCTGGACGCCGTCGGCGCCGAGCGCGCCCATCTGGTCGGCGAGTCGCTGGGCGGCTGGGTGGGGTCATGGGCCGCGAGCGAGCACCCGGACCGGGTCGCCTCCCTCCAACTGCTGTGCATGGGCGGCACGAAGATCAACCCGGCGATCATGGAGCGGCTGAAGACGTCCACCAGCGACGCGGCCCTCAAGGACGACATCGCCTTCACCCGGGAGCGGCTGCGGCTGCTGTGGGCCCACTGGGACGAGGACCTGGGCGAGGAGCTGACCCAGATCCGCTACGACATCTACCACCACCCCGACTTCCAGCGGAATCTGCACAATCTGCTCGCGCTCCAGGAGCCGGAGGCCCGCGAGCGCAACCTGCTGCGGCCCGACCGCATGGGCCGGATCAAGGCGCCGACCCTGGTGGTGTGGGGCAACAAGAACCCGCTCGGCGACGTGCCGGAGGCCGAGGCCATCGCGGCCGCGATCCCCGGGGCGCGGCTCGAGGTGTTCAACGAGTGCGGCCACTGGCCGCAGCACGAGAAGGCCGATCTGTACAACCCGCTCAGCCTGGAGTTCCTCGCCGCGTCCTCGGCCACCTGA
- a CDS encoding extradiol ring-cleavage dioxygenase class III protein subunit B, protein MTEIVLGVGASHSTLMNTHWEETYHKDRAERFRDALGQARDALAAARPDTVILIGSNHFRGFWLDLIPSFTIGVDECIASGESGTPKGPQPVDRELALYLAGSLVERSGFDVAFSARLQIDHGQSHAVQYLLDGLDVDLVPLVVNVFAPPLPTLERCEKLGRAIREAVLAFPGDRRVAVIGSGGLSHRLPWPDWREPNGEDEEFMVGAWLNGRENWQDYDVRRRQIIRAAEASLNPEFDEEILSWMERGQAHRITEYTTAELEKVAGNGAQELRTWLLMSALLDHIPGRRLAYEPMPEWLTGMGVAVLDPAQTPAQTSERQS, encoded by the coding sequence ATGACCGAGATCGTCCTGGGGGTCGGAGCGTCGCACAGCACGCTGATGAACACCCACTGGGAGGAGACGTACCACAAGGACCGCGCCGAGCGGTTCCGGGACGCGCTCGGCCAGGCGCGGGACGCGCTGGCCGCGGCCCGTCCGGACACGGTGATCCTGATCGGCTCCAACCACTTCCGGGGGTTCTGGCTCGACCTGATCCCCAGCTTCACCATCGGGGTGGACGAGTGCATCGCCAGCGGCGAGTCCGGCACCCCGAAGGGCCCGCAGCCGGTGGACCGGGAACTGGCCCTGTACCTCGCGGGCTCGCTCGTGGAGCGGTCCGGTTTCGACGTGGCGTTCTCCGCCCGGCTGCAGATCGACCACGGCCAGTCGCACGCCGTCCAGTATCTGCTCGACGGGCTCGACGTCGACCTGGTACCGCTCGTGGTGAACGTCTTCGCGCCGCCGCTGCCCACCCTGGAGCGCTGCGAGAAGCTGGGCCGGGCGATCCGGGAGGCGGTCCTGGCGTTCCCCGGCGACCGTCGGGTGGCGGTCATCGGCTCCGGCGGGCTGTCCCACCGGCTGCCCTGGCCGGACTGGCGCGAGCCGAACGGCGAGGACGAGGAGTTCATGGTCGGGGCCTGGCTCAACGGCCGGGAGAACTGGCAGGACTACGACGTGCGGCGCCGCCAGATCATCCGGGCCGCCGAGGCGTCGCTCAACCCGGAGTTCGACGAGGAAATCCTGTCCTGGATGGAGCGGGGACAGGCGCACCGCATCACCGAGTACACCACCGCGGAACTGGAGAAGGTGGCCGGCAACGGCGCCCAGGAGCTGCGCACCTGGCTGCTGATGTCCGCGCTGCTCGATCACATCCCGGGCCGCCGCCTGGCCTATGAACCGATGCCCGAGTGGCTCACCGGCATGGGGGTCGCCGTCCTCGATCCCGCACAGACCCCCGCGCAGACCAGCGAAAGGCAGTCATGA